In Papaver somniferum cultivar HN1 chromosome 1, ASM357369v1, whole genome shotgun sequence, a genomic segment contains:
- the LOC113278924 gene encoding uncharacterized protein LOC113278924: protein MMEDIGLFKQVWRWFYSHKQVYSTTRTTVCCFRDKMMSKIDHHWPLLCSGCVKLGNLLMILLMQWRNCCMRGLKSMLRLSSAALLLIMWSCFLSLTSISCLAYVLLTLGAAGAGVRYLGYSPGLFIVGLFGILILWMYGNFWITGMLFIVGGYLFSLDHARFVVLMAAAYAIYSVQARVGWIGIFLSVNLAFLSNDLLNHLLQGCDTASEGIHMEEEKESESIAEDDFLRDFEYSIPTEETENVQSCKSTCKPSTTASVDVQKETSTSQVVKSDTSSVDEMKRIMDSVDHYEALGLPRVNFDAGILKKEYRKKAMLVHPDKNMGSQLASESFKKLQCAYEVLSDLDKKRNYDEQLRKERSKTVCEDSHGSSRQDAADYRSDESRRIHCTKCGNSHVWICTNRTKDKARWCEDCCEHHRARDGDGWVEYGCSLVFQSPPKVEIPRAFVCAESKIFDVSEWAICQGMTCRPNTHRPSFHVNMVGLEKMSRSNSSRFPWDLDAQMMEEDEEEFELWLQQALASGLFSEASKRRKSWSPFKLPQKKYWRKST, encoded by the exons atGATGGAAGATATTGGGTTATTCAAGCAAGTATGGAGATGGTTCtactcacacaaacaagtctattcCACTACAAGAACTACAGTTTGTTGTTTTAGAGATAAGATGATGTCGAAAATTGATCATCACTGGCCACTGCTTTGTAGTGGGTGTGTCAAATTAGGGAACTTGTTGATGATTCTATTGATGCAATGGAGGAATTGTTGTATGAGGGGTTTGAAATCGATGCTACGGCTCAGTTCAGCTGCTTTGCTACTTATCATGTGGAGCTGCTTTCTTAGTTTGACATCCATATCTTGTCTTGCTTATGTGCTTCTAACACTG GGGGCTGCTGGTGCTGGTGTTCGGTATTTGGGTTACAGTCCTGGACTGTTTATTGTTGGATTATTTGGTATTTTGATTTTGTGGATGTATGGAAACTTTTGGATAACAGGGATGCTTTTTATAGTTGGAG GCTATTTGTTTTCCCTTGATCATGCACGGTTTGTCGTCTTGATGGCAGCTGCATATGCAATTTATAGTGTTCAAGCTCGCGTTGGATGGATTGGAATTTTTCTTTCAGTAAACTTGGCGTTCCTTTCAAACGATCTCCTCAATCACTTGCTCCAAGGATGCGACACTGCGAGTGAAGGTATACACATGGAAGAAGAGAAGGAGTCGGAGTCAATTGCCGAAGATGACTTCTTAAGAGATTTTGAGTATTCTATCCCTACCGAAGAAACTGAAAATGTGCAATCATGCAAATCAACTTGCAAACCATCTACAACAGCCTCTGTGGATGTTCAGAAGGAGACTTCAACCAGTCAAGTTGTTAAATCAGATACCAGTTCAGTGGATGAGATGAAGAGGATAATGGATAGTGTGGATCATTATGAGGCTTTAGGTCTTCCACGCGTCAACTTCGATGCTGGAATCTTGAAGAAGGAGTATCGTAAAAAG GCAATGCTTGTGCATCCTGATAAGAATATGGGAAGTCAATTAGCATCTGAATCATTCAAAAAGCTTCAGTGTGCCTATGAG GTTCTTTCAGACTTGGACAAGAAAAGGAATTatgatgaacaattgaggaaAGAAAGATCTAAAACTGTTTGCGAAGATTCCCATGGAAGTTCACGACAG GATGCTGCGGATTATAGATCTGATGAATCAAGACGAATTCACTGCACAAAATGTGGCAATTCACATGTATGGATATGCACAAACAGAACCAAGGACAAGGCTCGGTGGTGCGAG GATTGCTGTGAACATCATCGAGCCAGGGATGGGGATGGATGGGTTGAGTATGGGTGCTCGCTGGTCTTTCAGAGTCCTCCAAAG GTGGAAATACCACGTGCCTTTGTCTGTGCTGAGAGCAAGATTTTTGACGTGTCAGAGTGGGCTATCTGTCAG GGGATGACCTGCAGACCAAATACCCACCGACCTAGTTTTCACGTTAACATGGTTGGTTTGGAGAAGATGAGTAGGTCAAACTCAAGCAGATTCCCATGGGATTTGGATGCACAGATGAtggaagaggatgaagaagagtTTGAGTTATGGCTTCAGCAGGCATTGGCGTCGGGTCTTTTCTCCGAGGCATCCAAACGTAGGAAGAGTTGGAGCCCTTTCAAGTTGCCTCAAAAGAAATACTGGCGAAAATCAACATAA